The genomic DNA AGTGGACTCAAAATATTCTGGTAATTGGTTGAACACAAGGTACACACTACTTACCTCTTCATAATTGACATACATATCACGAACTACGTTAGGGAATGAAAGAAAATCAGCAGATTGTCGTTGTCGGTCGTACGCATACATCAAATATTGATCGATCGGTTTAGTTAAATAAGTGGTGGTATTCTCGATTTTATCTGAATCCCCTACAAATTGATCTTTGATCACTTTACTTAACGTTGTTTTATCACTAAGCGTTCGCAACGTACTTTGAACTGCTTCATTCACTACTTGTTGTGCTTGGATTTGTCTTTGGATGAATGTATGCACGCTGATGATGATCGTTGCAATCATCGTCAAAGCAATCATCATGATGGCATATTTACGCAATAAACGGTTTAACAACGTTCCTTTTGAAAAGATAAAATCTAACCTATTCATATGTTTCCAACTGCAAGTCCAGATTTTCCCGCCATTGTTTGGTGATCGTTCCGTTCCAAACTGTAAGTAACCCAATCAAACCAAATAAAATCAACCCTTTATAATTCCACGTCACCCAAAGAATCAGACCACTGCCAAGGATGATTTTTAAGAAAGTTGAAAAACTTGCGAAACTGGAAATTAAACTCAACTTCAGTAGATTTCTTAAAGTCATTTGATAGCCACTATCTAAGATCATACTATATTGATACGTCGCATAAGCGTACAACATGCTAAACAGTATAATAAAATCAATCACTAAGAAAAGAATCCCTTGAATCTGAACAGATAAATACAAGTTATAACTAAGCAAAAAAAGACAAGCCGAAAAAAGACCAAACAATTGATTTCCTCGCACGAAGGACTGTTTGAACATCTGCCAACTTTCGCTGATCGTGATGTCTTTATATTCGAAGCCATGGAGATAAAACTGTTCATTGACAACTTTCCAAGCTGGCCCGATTCCTAAAACGACGCCGCCACACACAGCTAAGCCCCAAAAATACAATGTCAATTTCATGATGACCCATACGCGTATGAATACTGTTTCCAATGCTCTACCTAACACAGGACTTTCCCCCTTTATTCTTCATCATATCCTATTATACAAAAACATACTGTAACCTTGAGCATATTGGAATATCTAAAACCAAATAAATGGTGTTCAAGAAGCACATCTTCGGTCATCAGCTAGAAGTAACTCCTTCGGAAATAAGACGAAATCCACAAAAATTCAAGAGCAATTTCCGTGGATTCCGCCTTATTTATCGGAGCTAGACACTTCCGTCACAACCTCAGTATGGATTAATCGTTTTCTTGTCGGAATGTATCATATTGTTTTTGCATTTCTGTCAGTACTTTGTCGTATCCAGCTTTATCTAAGGCATCCATTAGTTTTGGTAAGGTTTCATCTGGATCGACAGTTCCAGTGTTCAACCCATCAAGGTATTGATTCATGACATTTGAGATATTACTCAATTCAGTTTTTACACTGTCTGTATTAAAGCTGAAGCCTAAGATTGGAGAAGTTTCAGCTTCTGCAATCGATTGATCTCTTTTAGCAATCATTTCATCGGTAATCGTATCTTGTGTGTAAAGAATTTTATTATTACCGGTATTCCAAGCAGACATGTGAGTTTTTGGCTGATATCCGTCTAATAATTTCACTTTGTCATCGCCAACTTTTTCCCATGCTTCTCCTTCAATCCCCCAAACCAAGCCGTTAAGTAATTCAGGATCGCTATTCAATAACGCTAAGAACTCTACTGATTTCTCTTTGTTTTTTGACGTATTAGAGACAACAAAATTTGCCATTTGTGCTTGTCCTGTTGATTTCAACGGAACCGTGATCGGTTTAGACACTAATTCTTGATTTGCAGCATTTGTTAAAATCGTATCGCCGTAATCGTATGGTCCTTGTGTTTCTCCACGCATCAACCATGTATTACCTTCTAACGGATAATCTTTGTTACTAGTCGCTGCATCACTAGGGATCAATCCTTGATCATACCAACTATGCATCGTCCGTAACAGTTCAATGTAATTTTCGTTGTCATATTGGTTGATAATTTTTGTTTTGTCACCATTCAAATCAACCGCAAATGGCAAAGTATTTCCTAGTGGATAATCAAAATCACCTTGTACTTTAAATCCTTGACCAATGGCAAAAGCCGCTGTATTCGGTTCTTTTTTATGGAACTCTTGTAAAACTTTTTCTGCATCTGCATACGTTTCAATACCATCAATCGATAAATTGTATTTATCTAATAGTGGCTTATTGAAGGTCAACACTTGTTGTGCAAAGACATTGCCGTTTACTGGGAACGCATATAATTTCCCATTGACCAGATTACCTTTGATATATGCTTCATCCAAAGAATCATACGCTTCTTTTCCATACTCAGGAGCTAATTCAGTCAAATCTGCAAATGCGCCTTTTTGTGCATTTGATACGTAGTTGTTGGCAAAAGCAATATCGTAATTTTCACCAGATGAGATGATCACGTTCATCTTCTTCTCATAGTCACCCCAACCAATGTAATTGATATTGACTTTTACACCAATTTTTTCTTCAATACGTTTATTCGCGACTTCCAGCAGCTGGTCAAGGTTATCTGGTTTGTCACCGATCTGGTACATTTGTAATGTCGTTGTATCACTGGCCGCTGCATCGTCCTTGTCACCTGACCCGCCCCCACAAGCTGCTAAACTGATTGCTGTTAGTGCTGAGAATCCTGTAAAAGCTAATTTTTTCCATAACTTCATATCTTTTTCCTCCTATTTTAGTGCTTTATTCTTTGACGCCGCCAATCGTTAACCCTTTAACAAAATATTTTTGGAAAAATGGATAGCTGATCGCAATCGGTAATGTTGAGATAACAACGATTGCCATACGAGCAGACTCTCCAGGAACAGAAGCAAGACCGCCGGCTAACTGACTACCTGCTCCAGCATTTTGAGTAAGATATTGGATATTGCTTTGAATCTTCATCAATAAATATTGCAATGGTACGAGATTATCGTTTTGGATATACAGCAACGCATTGAACCAGTCATTCCAATAACCTAAGGCTGCAAATAAACTAATTGTCGCAATTCCTGGAATCGCTAAAGGTAAGACGATTTGTACAAAAATCCGAAGTTCACTCGCCCCATCTATCCTAGCAGATTCAATGATCGAATCAGACACCGAACGTTTAAAGAATGTTCGCATCACGATAATATTGAACGGACTGACCGCCATCGGTAAAATCAATGCCCAAATCGTATCTTTCAGTTGTAATAAATTCGTCATCACTAAGTAGTTCGCAACCATCCCTGGTGAGAACAACATCGTAATCAAACAAAAGACTGTAAAGAAACGACGAAATGGAAAGTTGGATCGAGAAA from Enterococcus mundtii includes the following:
- a CDS encoding YesL family protein gives rise to the protein MLGRALETVFIRVWVIMKLTLYFWGLAVCGGVVLGIGPAWKVVNEQFYLHGFEYKDITISESWQMFKQSFVRGNQLFGLFSACLFLLSYNLYLSVQIQGILFLVIDFIILFSMLYAYATYQYSMILDSGYQMTLRNLLKLSLISSFASFSTFLKIILGSGLILWVTWNYKGLILFGLIGLLTVWNGTITKQWRENLDLQLETYE
- a CDS encoding ABC transporter substrate-binding protein — its product is MKLWKKLAFTGFSALTAISLAACGGGSGDKDDAAASDTTTLQMYQIGDKPDNLDQLLEVANKRIEEKIGVKVNINYIGWGDYEKKMNVIISSGENYDIAFANNYVSNAQKGAFADLTELAPEYGKEAYDSLDEAYIKGNLVNGKLYAFPVNGNVFAQQVLTFNKPLLDKYNLSIDGIETYADAEKVLQEFHKKEPNTAAFAIGQGFKVQGDFDYPLGNTLPFAVDLNGDKTKIINQYDNENYIELLRTMHSWYDQGLIPSDAATSNKDYPLEGNTWLMRGETQGPYDYGDTILTNAANQELVSKPITVPLKSTGQAQMANFVVSNTSKNKEKSVEFLALLNSDPELLNGLVWGIEGEAWEKVGDDKVKLLDGYQPKTHMSAWNTGNNKILYTQDTITDEMIAKRDQSIAEAETSPILGFSFNTDSVKTELSNISNVMNQYLDGLNTGTVDPDETLPKLMDALDKAGYDKVLTEMQKQYDTFRQEND
- a CDS encoding carbohydrate ABC transporter permease, with translation MNKKKVQRVEIRSFSQTTNFFSNILIALFAFSCVLPFIFVIAISFTDESILSTQGYSFWPKTLSTFGYTFLFDQMQNKIFQALFVTVLVTVVGTLINSTATSLYAYAISRSNFPFRRFFTVFCLITMLFSPGMVANYLVMTNLLQLKDTIWALILPMAVSPFNIIVMRTFFKRSVSDSIIESARIDGASELRIFVQIVLPLAIPGIATISLFAALGYWNDWFNALLYIQNDNLVPLQYLLMKIQSNIQYLTQNAGAGSQLAGGLASVPGESARMAIVVISTLPIAISYPFFQKYFVKGLTIGGVKE